The Pseudomonadota bacterium genome includes the window AAACCCAATACACAAGGAGTGTTAAAGATGCCGGAAGGAAAGGTTAAATGGTTTAATGAATCAAAGGGATTTGGTTTTATCGAGCAGGAAGGTGGCAAGGACCTGTTCGTACATCATTCCGCAATTCAGGGAGAAGGTTATAAATCGCTGGCAGAGGGTGATAGTGTCAGTTTCGATGTTGTCCAAGGCCCTAAGGGTCCTGCTGCTGAGAATGTTCGTAAGCTGAAAAAGTGATTATATACGTTTTAATATTTCAGGTGTAGCTCTTGGCATTGGCGAAGGAGCAACAAGTGTCGAATGATCGGCGCGATCTAACGCAGATTCAGAAATTTTCAAGTCACACCGGTGCAACTTGAAATAAAAAATGCATCGGCTTATTTATATATCTACCAGTTGTTGATAAGGCAGAGAATTTCCATAGCCTCCAAGAAGCTGTAATCCTGGATAACCAAAAGCAGCATCTCCAGAATCTCTGCCATTTATTATAATTCCCGTTAATCCCAGATTCCATAGATTATAACAGGTCCTTCTGAATGAGAAGTACCTGAAAGGGTTTTATTGAAGTGGAAATGAAAAAATGTCATGGCAAAATTCCATGAGCTGGGAACTTTACCCGGCATCTTCAAACACAGAGGGATTCACTGCACCGGCTCGTAGAAACATCGTTTCGGCGAGGCTACTTTCCCCTCCTTTTTCAGCTTATCGATTATCTTGGAGACCTCATCTTTGTCGATATCGGATTTCTTGGCAATATCTCCGGGCCTCATGGGTTTTCCTTCCTTTTTCATTGCATCCAGAACCATCTTTTCTTTTGCATCCATATGCATTGCCCTCCTTCTTAAGAAATATTCATATGACTTCTCATCTTCACATAATAATAAGACAGAAGTAAAGGGTTGATAAAGCACATAGTGTCTTTTCTATTATTGACTTATATCGGCAAAGAATCTTATAGGAATTTCTTGCCGATCTCTTTCCAGTGCTGCAAAAAAACCATTTCAATATCTCAATTCTTGAAAAGAATGTGACGATAAAGTAAAATAATACACTGTGTACGCAGCGAAGCGTGACGTCAGGGGGCCGATTACCGAAAAGACATTCTGCTGAAGGAACGGGTATATTGTGAACAATAA containing:
- a CDS encoding cold-shock protein, with amino-acid sequence MPEGKVKWFNESKGFGFIEQEGGKDLFVHHSAIQGEGYKSLAEGDSVSFDVVQGPKGPAAENVRKLKK
- a CDS encoding helix-turn-helix domain-containing protein; the protein is MDAKEKMVLDAMKKEGKPMRPGDIAKKSDIDKDEVSKIIDKLKKEGKVASPKRCFYEPVQ